Genomic window (Actinomycetes bacterium):
AACGGTATCTCGTACAGCCAGGCGAGCTTCTCGTCGGAATGGACGGCGATTTCAACTGCACGCGTTGGCAGGGTCCTCAAGCGCTCCTGAATCAACGGGTGTGCAAGATCACGCCGGACCCGGAACGGCTCGACCTCGACTTCCTGACGTATGTCCTTCCCGGGTATCTGCAGGCGATCCACGACGTGACATCATCGACTACCGTCACGCACCTGTCTTCTCGTGACGTCGCTGAGATCCCGATCCCGGTGCCGCCGATGACCGAGCAGCGATGGCTCGCTCGGCTCTTCGGAATAGCCGAGTCCAAACAAGAATCCTCCAGCGCGCACCTGCGCGCGGCCTATCGGGTGATTGGGCGTTTCCGTCAGGCCGTTCTAGCCGCTGCCTGCTCTGGCCGCCTCACCGCCGATTGGCGCGAGCAGCACCTCAAGCGTTCCGAGATTGCCGTAACGCCTCGCCGAGATGTGTCACCGCTAATTGAGACGCCGGATGATTGGCCGTGGGTGCAGCTACAAGACATTGCAGACGTACGCGGGGGTATACAGAAGGGCGCCAAGCTCAAGCCAGGTGAACCGACTCGCGAAGTCTCGTATCTCCGGGTCGCCAATGTTCAGCGCGGGTGGCTCGACTTGTCGGAGATAAAGACGATTCCGGCTCCTGAGTTGAAGATCGCTGACCTTAGTACTGGCGTATGGAAGTTCGTGCGTGGTGGTCATGCGGCCTTGGTGAGCTGCTCTGTTTCGTCCAGGCGGCGCAGGAGTCGGTCCAGGTCCGAGCGGGTATAGCGCCAGTCGAACGGTGCTGCGGCCTGCTGGTAGCGGGCCTGGAAGGCAAGCAGGCGCTGCTGGGCCTCGGCGAGGTCGGTGAAGTCGTTGGGGGTCAGGACCTTGCGCTGGATCACCGAGAACACAATCTCGATCTGGTTGAGCCAGGAGGCGTGCACGGGCAGGTGGACCAGGCGCAGGTTCTTGTACTCGCCCTCCAGCCGCTCGACCGACGCCTGGCCGCGGTGGGATGAGCCGTTGTCGACGACCCAGAACACCCGCTCGGCGGAGGCGTAGGGCTCGCTTCCCATGACCTGGGCGACCAGGCGGCCGAACGGCTCGATGCCGGTGGTGGGCTCGCAGCGGCCGAACAGGCGGGCCTGGTGCACGTCCCAGGCGGCCAGGTAGGCCAGCGCGCCGCGGCGCTCGTACTCGTGCTCCACGCGCATGCTCCTGGCCCGCCCCGGTGGCAGGGTCGGGTGGCAGCGGCAGCGCGCCTGGACCGAGGTCTTCTCATCGGCGCTGATGACGTACTCGCCCTCGCCCAGCGGCGCACCGTCAAAGACCCGCTCGTACAGGTCCAGCACGACCCCGGCCTTGGCGGCAAACGCGGGGTCGCGGGGAAAGATCCAGGAGCGGTGCTGCCAGGGCTTGACCGGGTCCTCGGCCAGCCAGCGCCACAGCGTGGTGGTCGAGACCTGGCTGACCAGCCCGGTGGCGATGAGCTCGTCGCGCAACTCGCCAAGGCTCCAGCGCGACAGCGGCACCCCTCGGGTCGCCGGCAGCTCACAGGCGACCGCCTTGGCGTAGGCGACCACCGCCGCGCCGAACACCCGCGGGCGGCCGGACCGCTTGCGGTCGGCCAGGCCGTCGAAGCCCTCCTTGAAGAACCGCTTGCGCCACTTGCCTGCGGTGTTCGGCGCGATCCCAAGCTTGCGCGCGATCGCCTGGTTGGCCCACCCCGCCGCGGCCAGCAGCACGATCCTGGCCCTGGTCACCTGGCGCTGCTGGGCGGTGGGCCTGCGCACCAGGGCCTTGAGGAAGCGCCGCTGCGAGGCGGTCAGCGTGACCGCAAACGGGCTGCGCGCACCTGCTCGTGCCATCATCCCTCCCTCCCCCGGCCAGCCCCGCTGGCTGGCCGGGGGAGGGAGCCTATGCGATGCGACACGCCCCGGGCGGATCCGGCAAGATGGCGCGATGCCACCTGCGATCCCCGAGTCCACCAAGACCTCACTTGGCCAGCGGCTCCGCCAGCGCCAGCGGGAGCGCTGGCCCGGCCTGGCCAGCGTCGATGTCCGCTTCCGGGGCCGGTTCGCCTACCTCGACGGCGAACTCGAAAGCGGCGAGGTCCTGCCGCTGTGCCGGCTGCGGTATGCCGGCTCGGCCAGCCTGTGGGGCTTCGCCGTCTACCTGGCCAGCCGCGACGGGTACGAGGACTCGGTGCTGCCAAGCGGGCTCCCGGTCGGCTCGCCCGAGGAGGCCCTGGACTGCGCCTGCGGGCTCTACCTCGCCGACCCCACCGCCTGGCAGGAGCGCCTCCCGCCAGCCGGCTCCTGACCACGCACGAACTTCCATACGCCAGTACTTAGGCTCCAAGCCGGCGATATTCTGTTCAACGAGGGTGGAGATCGCGACAAGCTTGGCCGAGGCTGGATCTGGGAAGGACAGATCCAAGAGTGCATCCACCAGAATCACGTGTTTCGAGCCCGGCTCCGCGACGCGAGGATGCAGTCACGCTTCTACTCGTGGTTCGGCAATTCTATCGGCGCAAGCTACTTCATCGACCAAGGCAAGCAGACTGTCAACCTAGCCTCGCTGAGTATGACGAGACTGAAGGAGCTCCCAGTCCCGGTGCCCAGTCCCGAAGAACAATCCGAGATCGTTCGACGAGTC
Coding sequences:
- a CDS encoding IS630 family transposase, with the translated sequence MMARAGARSPFAVTLTASQRRFLKALVRRPTAQQRQVTRARIVLLAAAGWANQAIARKLGIAPNTAGKWRKRFFKEGFDGLADRKRSGRPRVFGAAVVAYAKAVACELPATRGVPLSRWSLGELRDELIATGLVSQVSTTTLWRWLAEDPVKPWQHRSWIFPRDPAFAAKAGVVLDLYERVFDGAPLGEGEYVISADEKTSVQARCRCHPTLPPGRARSMRVEHEYERRGALAYLAAWDVHQARLFGRCEPTTGIEPFGRLVAQVMGSEPYASAERVFWVVDNGSSHRGQASVERLEGEYKNLRLVHLPVHASWLNQIEIVFSVIQRKVLTPNDFTDLAEAQQRLLAFQARYQQAAAPFDWRYTRSDLDRLLRRLDETEQLTKAA
- a CDS encoding restriction endonuclease subunit S, translating into MQSRFYSWFGNSIGASYFIDQGKQTVNLASLSMTRLKELPVPVPSPEEQSEIVRRVDKLLRVADDLLAGVEKTTRQVGRSSQAVLAKAFRGELSEGEQTVNAERAAEGTHP
- a CDS encoding restriction endonuclease subunit S, producing MSLTISPARIVEESGSRLLAAPDSWSRRPLGEVATILNGFAFKSKQFVPNGGKPLIRIRDIFNKRTEVGYVGDYAERYLVQPGELLVGMDGDFNCTRWQGPQALLNQRVCKITPDPERLDLDFLTYVLPGYLQAIHDVTSSTTVTHLSSRDVAEIPIPVPPMTEQRWLARLFGIAESKQESSSAHLRAAYRVIGRFRQAVLAAACSGRLTADWREQHLKRSEIAVTPRRDVSPLIETPDDWPWVQLQDIADVRGGIQKGAKLKPGEPTREVSYLRVANVQRGWLDLSEIKTIPAPELKIADLSTGVWKFVRGGHAALVSCSVSSRRRRSRSRSERV